The proteins below are encoded in one region of Planctopirus limnophila DSM 3776:
- a CDS encoding ferritin-like domain-containing protein: MELREFAEQVLKSPSCMQKIQPVREQLTDQAPGMAEKLTLPAREEKLTFGARRTAPPMPAIPRFSEPAQRAIAHHIMANHELQALEVMAWVLLAFPEAPTEFRLGLAEVMKDEQRHTRMHMERCKALGIEFGSLPVNSYIWRQAMTFTSVMDYLAGLPLTFEGCNLDHSLELEDVFQSVGDLKSAAIMRRIHEDEIEHVRFGLEWLRRLKPPTMTDWEAYETHLHFPMRPSKSVGHQLDEASRYKTGMDEEFVSRLKATHTGSIRK, translated from the coding sequence ATGGAACTTCGCGAGTTTGCGGAACAGGTACTGAAGTCACCTTCGTGCATGCAGAAAATTCAGCCCGTTCGGGAACAATTGACCGATCAGGCTCCTGGCATGGCCGAAAAACTCACACTTCCCGCTCGCGAAGAGAAGCTCACTTTCGGTGCCCGGAGGACGGCACCACCCATGCCGGCCATTCCTCGATTTTCTGAACCTGCTCAACGTGCAATTGCCCATCACATTATGGCCAATCATGAATTGCAGGCACTCGAAGTCATGGCGTGGGTATTGCTCGCATTTCCCGAGGCACCTACTGAGTTTCGTCTGGGGCTGGCGGAAGTCATGAAAGACGAACAGCGGCACACCCGCATGCACATGGAACGCTGTAAAGCTCTCGGGATCGAGTTTGGATCGCTACCCGTCAACTCGTACATCTGGCGGCAGGCCATGACCTTCACATCCGTGATGGATTACCTGGCTGGACTTCCTTTGACATTCGAAGGCTGCAATCTCGATCACAGTCTGGAACTCGAAGACGTTTTTCAATCGGTTGGTGATCTCAAAAGTGCAGCCATCATGCGCCGCATTCACGAAGACGAAATCGAGCACGTGCGTTTTGGCCTCGAATGGCTCCGCAGACTCAAGCCACCCACAATGACCGATTGGGAAGCGTATGAAACGCATCTGCACTTTCCCATGAGGCCGTCCAAATCGGTCGGTCACCAACTCGATGAGGCTTCAAGATACAAAACAGGGATGGATGAAGAATTCGTATCGAGGCTCAAAGCCACTCATACAGGGTCGATTCGAAAGTAA